TTTTTGGTGGTATAGTAGTTAGGTTTATCGGGATAATATTTACCGCCATATTCCCGCAGGATAAAATCTTTGGCTTCGGCCACTGCTGCAGGGTCGATGTAAGCGCTATCGGTACGCATATAAGTGATAAGGCCGGTGGCGGTGCCGTCAATCTCGATACCTTCATAAAGTTTTTGGGCCAGCACCATCGTACGTTTGGTACTATAGCGCAGGTAGGTATTAGCCGCCTGCTGCAAGGTACTGGTAATAAAGGGGGCATTGGCTTTGTTTTTAACCTCTTTACTTTCAATGCTGGTGATGGCAAAGTTAGCAGCTTTAAATTTAGTCAGCAGCTCATCAACTTGCTCTTGGTTTTGTGCCAGCGGGTGGCCAAGTCCGTATTTTTTACCGTTAAGTTTGCTTAAATCGGCCTCAAAGTTTTGGCCATCGGCGACAAAATTAGCCAAAATACTCCAATATTCTTCACTTTTAAAGGCCATAATTTCTTTTTCGCGCGCCACCACCATACGCACCGCCGGGCTTTGCACCCGGCCGGCCGATAAACTTTTAGCCACCTTCTTCCACAAAAACGGTGAAAGACTAAAGCCTACCAACCTATCCAGCGCCCGGCGCGCCTGCTGGGCATTAACAAGGTTCATATCTATCTCACGCGCCTTTTCAATGGCCTCCAGCACCGCCTTTTTGGTTACGCTTTGGTAAGTTATACGTTTGGGCTCTTTAAGCTCTAGGGCCTCTTTAATGTGCCAAGCAATGGCCTCTCCTTCCCGGTCGGAGTCGGGCGCAAGGTATACCTCGTTTACTTCGGCGGCGGCTCCTTTAAGCTCGGCCACCACCTTTTCTTTGCCCTTAATTACCTCATAGTGCATAGCAAAGCCATTGCCTACATCTATGCCCAATTTTTCTTTACCGCGCCCGTTTTTAGGCAGGTCGCGGATATGCCCCACGCTGGCCAGCACTTTATAATCGCTGCCCAAAAACTTTTTAATGGTTTTGGCCTTTGCCGGGCTTTCCACGATGATGAGTTTTTTATCTTTATTTTTTTTAGTTGTTATTGGTTTATTTGCTGTTGTTGCCATAGTTATATCTATCGTTACCTATTGTAAATTTATTTACCTAACAATGCACAAAGCTGGAAGAAAAGTCAAGAGTAAATGCGAATTTCTTAAAAGTTGTGATAAGCATAAAATATAAAAATATTACAACAGTAATAATTTATTAACCACTACCCACCCTTCGGACACCCCTTCTTTAACAATATAACCCACTTTAGTTTATTTAGCAAATTTTTAACTTACAAAAAAGTAATCCCCTTACTTACGCAAGGGGGTTACTTTAAAATATTTTTACTATAAAACGTTTCGGTTTATTTTTCCAGCAAACGTTGGCTGTCCTCACCAATTTTAAAGAAAGCAACCTCTTTTTCTAACAGGTTGGCTTGGTCGTCAAGCATTTCGGCACTGCTGCTAATTTCTTCGGCGGCACTGGCGTTATGCTGGATAATACTATCTAGTTCGGCAATAGCCTTAACAACTTGTTTAACGCCTTCGTTTTGCTGCTTAGCGCTAGTCGAAATTTCTTCTACCAGCTGGGCCGTGTTCTGAATTTCCGGCACTACATCGGCGATAGATTTACCGGCCTCTTCGGCCACTTTAACGCTCTTACTGGCCAGTTCGCTAATTTCGGTAGCGCTATGAGCACTGCGTTCGGCCAATTTGCGTACTTCGCCGGCTACAACGGCAAACCCACGCCCGGCATCACCGGCCCGAGCAGCCTCGATGGCGGCGTTAAGGGCAAGTAAATTAGTTTGGCTGGCAATATCTTCAATAATATGTATTTTTTCGGCAATGGTTTTCATGGCAGTTACCGTTTCGGTAACTTTACCGCCGCCTTCTTCAATCTCACGGCTGCTGTTTACGGCAATACGTTCGGTTTTGGTAGCATTTTCGGCGCTTTGAGCAATACCGGCTCCCATTTCTTCCATACTGGCGCTTATCTCTTCGGCATTAGCGGCTTGTTCGCTGCTGTTTTGGGCCAGCTGGGCCGATGAAGCGTTAATTTCGCGGCTGCTGGTAGATACCGTATGGCTGGCCTGAATAACCGTGCTCATTACATTGCTTATTTGGCTGCGCATTTCTTCTAGGGCTGTAAAAAGCTGGCCAAGCTCATCTTTACGTGCAGTAAGGTTATGGTCAAACTTTTTGCGTAAATCACCTTGCCCCATTATCTCTATATCGCCAATACTGCGGATAAGAGGGTTTAAGATGTAGTTCATTAAAATAAAGGTAATAACCACCATAACGACAATAGAAATTATTGCTATTAAAAACATAATAAATTGCATAGTTGTAATATCTTCTAAGATGGTAGCTTCATCTAATATTACCATAACGCTCCATACACGCGGCCCGTTAAGAGGAATTGGCACTAAATTCATACGGCTAGGCAAGCCGGTGGTGGCGCTAATATCTTCATAAGCCGTAGGGGTACCGTTGGTAACGGCTTGCCTTACGGCATTGGCATGCGCCGGCGGGATTATCTCCCAAATAATGCGGCCTATATTACCTTGCTCGGGGCTAAAAACAATAACACCGTTATTGTTAATAACGTTAATAAAACCGCTACCCATAGGAGTTATTTGGCTGGCTCTATTAATTATGTTATCTAACGCCATATCTACACCTATAACCCCAATAAAAGCCCCGTTTACTATCATAGGTACGGCAATACTTATTACCATTACGTTTTGGTTACCGCCCACTCCTCTTTGGTAAGGGTCGGTAATACTGGGGGCCATACGGCTGCGGGGCAGCGTCCAGTAATCACGGGTCTCTAAGGTAAGAGTACGCCAAGGATAAGCATCGCCCTGCTGCACATTACCGCCGGCACCGCGTCCCCAATAAGGGATAAATTGTCCCATACTATTTTGCCCAACCCCCGGGTTGTCATCGGCAAATTGATAATCCATTCCATCAACACTATTAGGCAAAAAGATAGCCCAAGCCCCCACAATATTGCTGTTATAGGTTACTACCTCGCGGATAATATGGTTAATGTTATTACGCCTGTTTCCCTCCTGAAAAAAAGTAAAGCTATGCAGGGCAGACATAAGTGTATTAGCCGTATTAATACCCATCTCCAGCTCTAAGGCCACTTGGCTGCTGGCTAAATCGGACGATACCGTAACAATTTCGTCTACTCTATTATTCATAGCGTTAGAGACAAACCAGCTTAACAAAATAATAACAGCGGCAAAGACAACTACTGTAGTAATAGCCATTGCTAAAATACTTCGTGTTTTTAATTTCACTTCTATCATACCCCTTTACAATCAAATTCATAATATATCTGCTAACATATTTTAACCGCTTTTTAAGTGGCATTTCTTATATTTATAACAGCTATTTTTTTTATTATACCACGTTTTTCTATTTTTCGCAACTTACGTGCAAACAAAATAATTTAAACCACAATTATGAACCTGCTTTAGCCGTTTATCTGTTATAATAGAAATTCCCTAAAACCGGCCTACCGCAAGACTAAAAATTAAAAAGCAACCTAAGAGTATACTCTTACTTTACTCTATTTTACGGCTTACGTACCTATAAAGTTTAGGTAATTTGCTATTTTTAATAGCCATTACCCGCTTACAGCGAAGGGGATTGAGATTGATACTTATAAAACAATAATTAAAGTAAATTAGCGCAGCACAGGGCCATCGCCAAAGCATCGGCGGCGTGGTTAGGTTTAGGTATTTCGGCTAAGCCCAGCAAAAGTTTAACCATCGCTTGCACCGTAGCTTTATCGGCTTTACCATAACCGGTAACGGCCAGCTTAATGGTATTAGGCGCATAATGATTAACCTTAATATGCTGGCCGGCCAAAGCCAGCATAAGCACGCCACGCGCATGGGCTACCTCTAGGGCGCTGCTGCTGTTTTTGCTAAAGTACAAATTTTCTATCGCCGCTGCCTGTGGCCGGTAAGCCGTTAATATTTTAATTAGCTCGTTATAAATAGTTAATAATCTGCCTTCTAAGCCTTCATCTTTGCCGGTGGTTATACAGCCGTGCGCTATATATAGGCTTTTAGCGCCATCTTTTTTAATTACGCCCCAGCCGGTATCGGCAAGGCCGGGGTCTAGGCCAATTATGTGCATAGGGTATAGTACCTAACGGCCGATTTTTTATCAAGAGCTTACAGTATCTAATTAACACATATTTTTATTAATTTATATTTAAAAATAGCATAAAACTTGACTATGCCACAGTTTATTTTTATTTTAAAAGTGTAGCTACAAAATGAAAAATAAAAAGACAAAATGGGAGGAAGATATTGAAAAAAATTTACGCTTTATTATTAATTTTGGTACTTAGTTTAGGCTTTTTACTTATGGGTGCGGCCGCCAATACCGGCGATAACGACCTTGACGAATATTTTGATACCGCCGATAACCCTATTATTTACCCCGACGATTCGGTTGTGCCTATCTTTTTTGCTATTTCGGCTAATCCTAACTCAACCGCTTTAAATAGCGAGGTTATCGAAATATGTGAAGACAAATATAACTATGTGTTATTTCATAACGATTTACAATTTGACGGCAATCGTTTTACCGTAAATTTTGCCGACAACGACAGCGAATTTAACACTCTTACTTTAGCCGGTGTTAATTTTAATAACGGCGAGCATGGCTATTTGCACACCGGCAACCATGAGCAATTTACTGCCAACGGCTTAACTATTATTGATGCTTTTTACTGGGAGCGTGAGTAATTTTTTAACCGGCCAAGCCAATTTTATTTATTTCCTCTGCAAGGTAAATTTTTCCCCTTGCAGAGGTCTTATTTTCAACCACCAATTTACTAAGGATTTTTAATGTTAAAAATAGTTTTATTAATAACACTGCTTTCATTATTTATGGGCTGTAGTAATAAATCTAGCAGCCGTAGTAGCGGTAACCCTAACGAACCTAACCACCACAACCCTACTACACCGGCGCCTTGCGCCCCTAATGCACCGGATTGTCCGCCGCCTACTTTACCACCGGTAGATACCGCTCCTGCGCCGCCCGG
This genomic stretch from Spirochaetaceae bacterium harbors:
- a CDS encoding methyl-accepting chemotaxis protein, translated to MKLKTRSILAMAITTVVVFAAVIILLSWFVSNAMNNRVDEIVTVSSDLASSQVALELEMGINTANTLMSALHSFTFFQEGNRRNNINHIIREVVTYNSNIVGAWAIFLPNSVDGMDYQFADDNPGVGQNSMGQFIPYWGRGAGGNVQQGDAYPWRTLTLETRDYWTLPRSRMAPSITDPYQRGVGGNQNVMVISIAVPMIVNGAFIGVIGVDMALDNIINRASQITPMGSGFINVINNNGVIVFSPEQGNIGRIIWEIIPPAHANAVRQAVTNGTPTAYEDISATTGLPSRMNLVPIPLNGPRVWSVMVILDEATILEDITTMQFIMFLIAIISIVVMVVITFILMNYILNPLIRSIGDIEIMGQGDLRKKFDHNLTARKDELGQLFTALEEMRSQISNVMSTVIQASHTVSTSSREINASSAQLAQNSSEQAANAEEISASMEEMGAGIAQSAENATKTERIAVNSSREIEEGGGKVTETVTAMKTIAEKIHIIEDIASQTNLLALNAAIEAARAGDAGRGFAVVAGEVRKLAERSAHSATEISELASKSVKVAEEAGKSIADVVPEIQNTAQLVEEISTSAKQQNEGVKQVVKAIAELDSIIQHNASAAEEISSSAEMLDDQANLLEKEVAFFKIGEDSQRLLEK
- the ruvC gene encoding crossover junction endodeoxyribonuclease RuvC; this encodes MHIIGLDPGLADTGWGVIKKDGAKSLYIAHGCITTGKDEGLEGRLLTIYNELIKILTAYRPQAAAIENLYFSKNSSSALEVAHARGVLMLALAGQHIKVNHYAPNTIKLAVTGYGKADKATVQAMVKLLLGLAEIPKPNHAADALAMALCCANLL